TCACCACCAACACCAGAAGGCCGATGATCCCGATGATCGTCAGCATGAGTGTGTCGAGATCCACCGTGTTCGGATCCCCCTCCTCGTAGTGGGGCCGATCCGAACGGGGGTGCTCGGACCGGAACTTGGGAGGCTGATCCGAGTGCAGGAAAGCAGCCCAGAGCCAGCCATAGGTATGGCTGAACACCTTTCGCTTTCCATGGTTTGTCGCTGTCGCTCGACTTGAAGCCCTGTCCGTCCTGAAGGCCACGAGACGTAACGGACACAGATGAGGCACCACCATCAGATGGCTCGAACGGGTCCAGTATATCCAGACCTGAGGGGGTAGTTGGCACCCTCTGTTCAGCAAGGGCTACGGCACGTAACACAAGTGGTCACGTGCCGTAGTGCTCCAGGCAAAGCAGGGGAACAATCACCGGCTACCGGGGCGCCTCGTCCTGAGCAGCCGATCCATATGGCTCATGGCTTCGCGCTGCGTGTCTTGGACGACGTGTGTGTAGACATCCATGGTGATGCTGATCTGGCTGTGTCCGAGGATCTCCATCACGACGCGGGGCGCGACTCCGGCCGCCGTGAGGAGGGTGGCGGTGCCGTGGCGGGCGTCGTGCAACCGGATGACGCGGAGGCCGGCGGACTGGGCGACGCGGGTAAAGGAGCGGTAGAGGTTGCGCGGCTCGACGGGACGGCCGGTGCGGGTGGCGAAGACGTAGTCGGAGGCCTGCCACTTCTCCCCCGCCTTGGCACAGGTCTCCGCTTGCCGCATGCGGTGCCAGCGCAGGGGTGCGATGCAGAGGGCGGGGAGCGGAACGGCTCGACGACGGCGGCTCTTCGGATCGTCGTCGTAGAGGACGCCACGGCGACGCTGGACCTGGTGGCGGACGTAGAGGACGCGGTTGTCGAGATCGACGTCAGACCACCGGAGCCCGACGATCTCTCCTCGGCGAAGACCCATGGCGATGGCGAGGACGAAGGCCGCGTAGAGCGGGTCTTTGCGCGAGGCAGCGAGGAAGTCGAGCGTCTCGTCGAGGGTCCAGGGGTGCAGGTCAGGTGTGTCCGTGCGGGGCGGCTCGACGAGCTTGGCGACGTTGCGTGTGATGAGTTCCTCGCGGCAGGCCGAAGACAGCGCGGAACGCAGAACTCGGTGTGATTCCTTGGCGGTTGCCGCGGTCGTCTCCTTCTCCAGGCGGACGAGGAAGCGGCGCACGTCGGCGACGCCGAGGGATTCGAGGCGCTTGGCACCGAGGCGGGGCACCAGGTAGAGGCGGACGTGCGACTCGTACTTGTCGAAGGTGCTGAGCTTCCGCCGAGACTTGATGATGTTGTCCAGCCAGTACGGCAGCCACTCGGCAAGCTTGGCGGACTTGGTGGGCACGGGTACGCCCTGGTCCACCTTGTCCAGCAG
The Streptomyces sp. CGMCC 4.7035 DNA segment above includes these coding regions:
- a CDS encoding tyrosine-type recombinase/integrase translates to MATQRKRNPNGAGTITKRKDGRFQCAVYVLQPDGTRARKFAYGKTWAECDAKRRELLDKVDQGVPVPTKSAKLAEWLPYWLDNIIKSRRKLSTFDKYESHVRLYLVPRLGAKRLESLGVADVRRFLVRLEKETTAATAKESHRVLRSALSSACREELITRNVAKLVEPPRTDTPDLHPWTLDETLDFLAASRKDPLYAAFVLAIAMGLRRGEIVGLRWSDVDLDNRVLYVRHQVQRRRGVLYDDDPKSRRRRAVPLPALCIAPLRWHRMRQAETCAKAGEKWQASDYVFATRTGRPVEPRNLYRSFTRVAQSAGLRVIRLHDARHGTATLLTAAGVAPRVVMEILGHSQISITMDVYTHVVQDTQREAMSHMDRLLRTRRPGSR